The following are from one region of the Sandaracinus amylolyticus genome:
- a CDS encoding LysR family transcriptional regulator encodes MNLSHVETFVRVAEARSFSEVARSLAVPTSSISRMIAHLERDLGAKLFERTTRRIALTAVGRAFYEHASRALGELSEGERRVTELQRDPRGEVRITAPGDLDDGFFARCLADLAIAHPRIRVTCSLSSRYVDLVGERFDLALRVSYGLPDSSLVARPLGRYRAWLVASPDYVARRGAPERPEDLARHEVVLMAPRDGVSRLPLIGPGGEHEVDVRGRVACDDLRFARDLVIAGAGIGVLAIAPGAREPADARLVRVLPDHELRAPALYLVTTSAKRVPTRVAVVRDFLVSAYAAV; translated from the coding sequence ATGAACCTCAGCCACGTCGAGACCTTCGTGCGCGTCGCGGAGGCGCGGAGCTTCAGCGAGGTCGCGCGCTCGCTCGCGGTCCCGACCTCGTCGATCAGCCGCATGATCGCGCACCTCGAGCGCGATCTCGGCGCCAAGCTCTTCGAGCGCACGACGCGTCGCATCGCGCTCACCGCGGTCGGACGCGCGTTCTACGAGCACGCCTCGCGCGCGCTCGGCGAGCTCTCCGAGGGCGAGCGCCGCGTCACCGAGCTCCAGCGCGATCCCCGCGGCGAGGTGCGCATCACCGCGCCCGGCGATCTCGACGACGGCTTCTTCGCGCGTTGCCTCGCCGATCTCGCGATCGCGCATCCGCGCATCCGCGTGACCTGCTCGCTCAGCAGCCGCTACGTCGACCTCGTCGGCGAGCGCTTCGATCTCGCGCTGCGCGTCAGCTACGGCCTGCCGGACTCCTCGCTCGTCGCGCGGCCGCTCGGGCGCTATCGCGCGTGGCTCGTCGCGTCGCCGGACTACGTCGCGCGGCGGGGCGCGCCCGAGCGCCCCGAGGATCTCGCGCGCCACGAGGTCGTGCTGATGGCGCCGCGCGACGGTGTCTCGCGCCTGCCGCTGATCGGGCCCGGCGGCGAGCACGAGGTCGACGTGCGCGGCCGGGTCGCGTGCGACGACCTGCGCTTCGCGCGCGACCTGGTGATCGCGGGCGCGGGCATCGGCGTGCTCGCGATCGCGCCCGGCGCGCGCGAGCCCGCCGACGCGCGCCTGGTGCGCGTGCTGCCCGACCACGAGCTGCGCGCGCCGGCGCTCTACCTCGTGACCACGAGCGCCAAGCGCGTGCCCACCCGCGTCGCGGTGGTGCGCGACTTCCTGGTGAGCGCGTACGCGGCGGTGTGA
- the nhaR gene encoding transcriptional activator NhaR has protein sequence MKWLNYHHLLYFWTIAREGSVSAASRKLRLAQPTLSGQLKALEDALEVQLFHRRGGKLVLTDTGAHVMRYADEIFSLGSELQESLEGLPTRRHPRLVVGAADEVPKLIVQRLLQPALELASELRLVCYEDRQDRLLADLAVHAIDAVIAEAPVESGSPIRAYSHLLGECGVTFFAAPATARRLRRRFPHSLEGEPLLVPIESTFMRRAIERWLEERSIRPRIRGEFQDYALLGAFGRAGVGVFAAPSVIEDEIREQYRVQRVGELEDVRQRFYVITVDRRIKHPAVLAITERARDELFAR, from the coding sequence ATGAAGTGGCTGAACTACCACCACCTGCTCTACTTCTGGACCATCGCGCGCGAGGGCAGCGTGTCCGCGGCGAGCCGCAAGCTGCGCCTCGCGCAGCCGACGCTCAGCGGACAGCTCAAGGCGCTCGAGGACGCGCTCGAGGTGCAGCTCTTCCACCGGCGCGGCGGCAAGCTCGTGCTCACCGACACGGGCGCGCACGTGATGCGCTACGCCGACGAGATCTTCTCGCTCGGCAGCGAGCTGCAGGAGTCGCTCGAGGGGCTGCCCACGCGGCGACACCCGCGTCTCGTGGTGGGCGCGGCCGACGAGGTGCCGAAGCTGATCGTGCAGCGCCTGCTCCAGCCCGCGCTCGAGCTCGCGAGCGAGCTGCGCCTCGTCTGCTACGAGGATCGTCAGGATCGGCTGCTCGCCGATCTCGCGGTGCACGCGATCGACGCGGTGATCGCCGAGGCGCCGGTCGAGTCGGGCTCTCCGATCCGCGCGTACAGCCACTTGCTCGGCGAGTGCGGCGTCACGTTCTTCGCGGCGCCCGCGACCGCGCGCCGACTCCGCCGGCGTTTCCCGCACTCGCTCGAGGGCGAGCCGCTGCTCGTGCCGATCGAGAGCACGTTCATGCGCCGCGCGATCGAGCGATGGCTCGAGGAGCGCTCGATCCGTCCGCGGATCCGCGGGGAATTCCAGGACTACGCGCTGCTCGGCGCGTTCGGGCGCGCGGGCGTCGGGGTGTTCGCGGCGCCCTCGGTCATCGAGGACGAGATCCGCGAGCAGTACCGCGTGCAGCGAGTCGGTGAGCTCGAGGACGTGCGGCAGCGCTTCTACGTCATCACGGTGGATCGCCGCATCAAGCACCCGGCGGTGCTGGCGATCACGGAGCGCGCGCGCGACGAGCTCTTCGCGCGCTGA
- a CDS encoding UDP-N-acetylmuramate dehydrogenase produces MEDLGTRVPLAPYTTLELGGPAACFASAHDVASLTRLLAHAEEREMPVVILGGGSNLVVADTGFDGLVIAMRMRGVTTTRQGDVVLVEAAAGEPWDELVDRTTLEGLAGLECLSGIPGLVGATPIQNVGAYGQEVADTIASVRVLDRVEKRVVELTPAQCEFGYRDSMFKRDPERYVVLSVVFALVPDGAATVRYAELARALEGRPRDVRTVRETVIALRRAKSMVIDPVDPNRRSAGSFFTNPIVDASIADALSAQHENMPRWPQPDGRVKLAAGWLIERAGITKGLRRGHVGISTKHALALVHHGGGTTTELLALASEVQDAVRARFGVELHREPVLWR; encoded by the coding sequence ATGGAGGACCTCGGCACGCGCGTCCCGCTGGCGCCGTACACGACGCTCGAGCTCGGCGGGCCCGCCGCGTGCTTCGCGAGCGCGCACGACGTCGCCTCGCTGACGCGCCTGCTCGCGCACGCCGAGGAGCGCGAGATGCCCGTCGTGATCCTCGGCGGCGGCTCCAACCTCGTCGTCGCGGACACCGGCTTCGACGGGCTCGTGATCGCGATGCGCATGCGCGGCGTGACCACGACGCGGCAGGGCGACGTCGTGCTCGTCGAGGCCGCGGCGGGTGAGCCCTGGGACGAGCTCGTCGATCGCACGACGCTCGAGGGGCTCGCCGGGCTCGAGTGCCTGAGCGGCATCCCCGGTCTCGTCGGCGCCACACCGATCCAGAACGTCGGCGCCTACGGCCAGGAGGTCGCCGACACGATCGCGTCGGTGCGCGTGCTCGATCGCGTCGAGAAGCGCGTCGTCGAGCTCACGCCCGCGCAGTGCGAATTCGGGTACCGCGACTCGATGTTCAAGCGCGACCCCGAGCGCTACGTCGTGCTCTCGGTCGTGTTCGCGCTGGTGCCCGACGGCGCCGCGACCGTGAGGTACGCCGAGCTCGCGCGCGCGCTCGAGGGCCGGCCGCGCGACGTGCGCACGGTGCGCGAGACCGTGATCGCGCTGCGCCGCGCCAAGTCGATGGTGATCGATCCCGTCGATCCGAACCGCCGCAGCGCGGGCTCGTTCTTCACGAACCCGATCGTCGACGCGTCGATCGCCGACGCGCTCTCCGCGCAGCACGAGAACATGCCGCGATGGCCGCAGCCCGACGGTCGCGTGAAGCTCGCGGCGGGCTGGCTCATCGAGCGCGCGGGGATCACCAAGGGCCTGCGTCGCGGCCACGTCGGCATCTCGACGAAGCACGCGCTCGCGCTGGTGCACCACGGCGGCGGCACCACGACCGAGCTGCTCGCGCTCGCGAGCGAGGTGCAGGACGCGGTGCGCGCACGCTTCGGCGTCGAGCTCCACCGCGAGCCGGTGCTCTGGCGCTGA
- the serS gene encoding serine--tRNA ligase, with the protein MLDLRWVTENLEDARKMLARRGPAAAATLDRIAALAPRRRQAITDLERARAERNDTSAAMAKLDKKSPEFAQQRDAMRALGDRIKELEAETKRIEGELEELLLEVPNVPHETTPDGSDETANVVVHTWGDKPRFDGFAPKDHHDLGVGLRILDFERAAKISGARFTVLVGAGARLERALLQLMMDLHANDHGYTEMWPPALILTSAMRGTGQLPKFQADMFRTQRAELGTEASPEEREANVLWLAPTAEVPVTNYHGDEIFEPGELPKAYCAYTACFRAEAGTYGKDTRGLIRQHQFDKVELVRFSNANDGLDQLEQLRRHAERVLEVLGLHYRTVALCAGDLGFGSRKTYDLEVWLPGQNAYREISSCSWFGDFQARRAKIRYREEPKGKPQLAHTLNGSGLAIGRTLVAILEQNQQADGSVVIPEALRPYMGGLERITPRV; encoded by the coding sequence ATGTTGGACCTTCGTTGGGTCACCGAGAACCTCGAGGACGCGCGCAAGATGCTCGCGCGCCGCGGCCCCGCCGCCGCCGCCACCCTCGACCGCATCGCCGCGCTCGCACCGCGCCGTCGCCAGGCGATCACCGACCTCGAGCGCGCCCGCGCCGAGCGCAACGACACCAGCGCCGCGATGGCGAAGCTCGACAAGAAGAGCCCCGAGTTCGCGCAGCAGCGCGACGCGATGCGCGCGCTCGGCGATCGCATCAAGGAGCTCGAGGCGGAGACCAAGCGCATCGAGGGCGAGCTCGAGGAGCTCCTGCTCGAGGTGCCCAACGTCCCGCACGAGACCACGCCCGACGGCAGCGACGAGACCGCGAACGTCGTCGTCCACACGTGGGGCGACAAGCCGCGCTTCGACGGCTTCGCGCCGAAGGATCACCACGACCTCGGCGTCGGCCTGCGCATCCTCGACTTCGAGCGCGCCGCGAAGATCAGCGGCGCACGCTTCACCGTTCTGGTCGGCGCGGGCGCGCGGCTCGAGCGCGCGCTGCTGCAGCTCATGATGGACCTGCACGCGAACGACCACGGCTACACCGAGATGTGGCCGCCCGCGCTGATCCTCACGTCGGCGATGCGCGGCACCGGGCAGCTCCCGAAGTTCCAGGCGGACATGTTCCGCACCCAGCGCGCCGAGCTCGGCACCGAGGCGAGCCCCGAGGAGCGCGAGGCGAACGTGCTCTGGCTCGCGCCGACCGCCGAGGTGCCGGTCACGAACTATCACGGCGACGAGATCTTCGAGCCCGGCGAGCTCCCGAAGGCGTACTGCGCCTACACCGCGTGCTTCCGCGCGGAGGCGGGCACCTACGGCAAGGACACGCGCGGCCTCATCCGCCAGCACCAGTTCGACAAGGTCGAGCTCGTGCGCTTCAGCAACGCGAACGACGGGCTCGATCAGCTCGAGCAGCTGCGTCGTCACGCCGAGCGCGTGCTCGAGGTGCTCGGGCTGCACTACCGCACCGTCGCGCTGTGTGCCGGTGACCTCGGCTTCGGATCGCGCAAGACGTACGACCTCGAGGTCTGGCTGCCCGGACAGAACGCGTACCGCGAGATCTCGAGCTGCTCGTGGTTCGGCGACTTCCAGGCGCGCCGCGCGAAGATCCGCTATCGCGAGGAGCCCAAGGGCAAGCCCCAGCTCGCGCACACGCTCAACGGCTCGGGGCTCGCGATCGGCCGCACGCTCGTCGCGATCCTCGAGCAGAACCAGCAGGCCGACGGCAGCGTCGTGATCCCCGAGGCGCTGCGCCCGTACATGGGCGGCCTCGAGCGCATCACGCCGCGGGTGTGA
- a CDS encoding transposase has protein sequence MGKRTYRTVEIQHVDASKLASALGASCIVAIDLAKTKMFAGFASAAGRCVEIVRFEHPKQTRLFLELLCRLRELGVALEVAMEPTGVYGDALRYQLTLREIPVFRVDAKKVHDAAELLDGVPSLHDAKACTLLAHLHAQGISKRWKERSAVQRAMRSLIDERDLYARPFETAYGRLEALVARHWPELSQHLDMDAAWHLHLLCEMPGPAEVRARRGDAVELLRRVSRAALSFERIEQIVGCAVGSLGESMHDQERSFLRSLARHMLSLREHIRDVDKRIEAELANHRELHSMRAAFGAVTTAALVADLGNPADYESSASFEKAMGLNLRVQSSGNNAGQHTIHITKRGPGRARRYLFLAALRFVQSDPVAREWYRARKGYRAEIKLKAVVALMRKLARAMVHVARGAPFDATKLFDTRSMTAVTASPSRDAGQSSLVGS, from the coding sequence GTGGGCAAGCGTACCTATCGAACCGTCGAGATCCAACACGTCGACGCGAGCAAGCTCGCCAGTGCGCTCGGAGCGAGCTGCATCGTCGCGATCGACCTCGCGAAGACGAAGATGTTCGCTGGCTTCGCGAGCGCAGCGGGTCGCTGCGTCGAGATCGTGCGCTTCGAGCATCCGAAGCAGACGCGACTGTTCCTCGAGCTGCTCTGCCGTCTCCGCGAGCTCGGCGTCGCGCTCGAGGTCGCGATGGAGCCGACGGGCGTCTACGGCGACGCGCTCCGCTACCAGCTCACGCTGCGCGAGATTCCCGTGTTCCGCGTGGACGCCAAGAAGGTCCACGATGCAGCCGAGCTGCTCGACGGAGTGCCGAGCCTGCACGACGCCAAGGCGTGCACGCTGCTCGCGCATCTCCACGCGCAAGGCATCTCGAAGCGCTGGAAAGAGCGGAGCGCAGTCCAGAGGGCGATGCGCAGTCTGATCGACGAGCGCGACCTCTACGCTCGACCTTTCGAGACCGCGTACGGACGGCTCGAAGCGCTCGTCGCGCGTCACTGGCCCGAGCTCTCCCAGCACCTCGACATGGACGCCGCGTGGCACCTGCACTTGCTCTGCGAGATGCCCGGGCCTGCCGAGGTCCGCGCCAGACGCGGCGATGCGGTCGAGCTGCTCCGACGCGTCTCGCGCGCGGCGCTCTCCTTCGAGCGCATCGAGCAGATCGTCGGCTGCGCCGTCGGCTCGCTCGGCGAGTCGATGCACGATCAGGAGCGCTCGTTCCTTCGCTCGCTCGCACGTCACATGCTCTCGTTGCGCGAGCACATCCGCGATGTCGACAAGCGCATCGAAGCCGAGCTCGCCAATCATCGCGAGCTCCACTCGATGCGCGCCGCGTTCGGTGCCGTCACGACCGCTGCGCTCGTCGCCGACCTCGGCAATCCCGCCGACTACGAATCGTCCGCGTCCTTCGAGAAGGCGATGGGCCTCAACCTCAGGGTCCAGAGCAGCGGCAACAACGCCGGGCAGCACACGATCCACATCACGAAACGCGGCCCCGGACGGGCGCGTAGGTATCTCTTCCTCGCGGCGCTGCGCTTCGTGCAGAGCGACCCCGTCGCGCGTGAGTGGTACCGAGCGCGAAAGGGCTACCGCGCCGAGATCAAGCTCAAGGCAGTCGTCGCGCTGATGCGGAAGCTCGCGCGCGCGATGGTGCACGTCGCGCGAGGAGCGCCCTTCGATGCGACCAAGCTCTTCGACACACGATCGATGACCGCCGTGACCGCGTCGCCTTCACGCGACGCGGGCCAATCTTCGCTCGTCGGCTCCTGA
- a CDS encoding serine/threonine protein kinase, whose product MALQTSSLSTTDMGVAAVDESIPLRIGPYRVLARLAAGGMAEIYLAKRSGVAGFERAVVIKRMLPHLAHEPELRTTLLDEARLMSRLRHPNIVSVQEFSRDSRDFYLVMEYLRGESLSGIRRELLGRNERLDPALGTLIISEMCAGLHAAHEVCDESGKPLQVVHRDVSPQNVFITFDGEVKLLDFGIACFEDRSAHTKTGMTKGKFAYMSPEQFAGEKLDRRADVFAAGAMLHELLTGKRLFARESEAQVLKAVLHDPIPLPSQVADDDVLIPESLDEICMKALARDRVDRFPTAEAMRDALRELMPQLDPRQRAHERLVELTRRVLPHRFAETEELMRCAARNSPSEEFDAMTVTELSGLVSTDGPPRSGDIDVQVVLDGDRPTSPQRPVRLYERSLRGWAFAGSLVGLALLGAFGFALLPRANAGTTTAPPIAERAPSEPVRPSPPLEISPPPLEPAPAPIPATVSIQIESTPPRAQVTIGGELRGTTPLTIELPRDTAPVEVVVERINHQPSEHTIIPERDQRLVVRLRERPVARPRPRFYSFD is encoded by the coding sequence TTGGCGCTCCAAACGTCCTCCCTATCTACAACGGACATGGGGGTGGCAGCGGTCGACGAATCGATTCCTTTGCGCATCGGGCCTTACCGCGTTCTCGCGAGGCTCGCGGCGGGCGGCATGGCGGAGATCTATCTCGCCAAGCGCAGTGGCGTCGCAGGCTTCGAGCGTGCGGTCGTCATCAAGCGCATGCTCCCGCACCTCGCGCACGAGCCAGAGCTACGCACGACGCTGCTCGACGAAGCGCGCCTGATGTCGCGCCTGCGTCATCCGAACATCGTCAGCGTGCAGGAGTTCTCGCGCGACTCGCGCGACTTCTATCTCGTGATGGAGTACCTGCGCGGCGAGAGCCTCTCGGGGATCCGCCGTGAGCTGCTCGGTCGCAACGAGCGCCTCGATCCCGCGCTCGGGACGCTGATCATCTCCGAGATGTGCGCAGGCCTGCACGCCGCGCACGAGGTCTGCGACGAGTCGGGCAAGCCACTGCAGGTCGTCCATCGTGACGTCTCTCCGCAGAACGTCTTCATCACCTTCGACGGAGAGGTGAAGCTCCTCGACTTCGGCATCGCGTGCTTCGAGGACCGCTCGGCGCACACGAAGACCGGGATGACGAAGGGCAAGTTCGCATACATGTCGCCCGAGCAGTTCGCGGGCGAGAAGCTCGATCGCCGCGCCGACGTGTTCGCCGCGGGCGCGATGCTCCACGAGCTCCTCACCGGCAAGCGCCTCTTCGCGCGCGAGTCGGAGGCGCAGGTGCTCAAGGCGGTCCTCCACGATCCGATCCCGCTGCCGAGCCAGGTCGCGGACGACGACGTGCTGATCCCCGAGTCGCTCGACGAGATCTGCATGAAGGCGCTCGCGCGCGATCGCGTGGATCGTTTCCCGACCGCCGAGGCGATGCGCGATGCGCTGCGCGAGCTGATGCCGCAGCTCGACCCGCGACAGCGCGCGCACGAGCGGCTCGTCGAGCTCACGCGGCGCGTGCTCCCGCATCGCTTCGCGGAGACCGAGGAGCTGATGCGCTGCGCGGCGCGCAACAGCCCGTCGGAAGAGTTCGACGCGATGACCGTCACCGAGCTCTCCGGGCTCGTCTCGACCGACGGTCCGCCGCGCTCGGGCGACATCGACGTGCAGGTCGTGCTCGACGGCGATCGCCCCACGTCGCCGCAGCGCCCGGTGCGGCTGTACGAGCGATCGCTGCGCGGCTGGGCCTTCGCCGGTTCGCTCGTCGGGCTCGCGCTGCTCGGTGCGTTCGGGTTCGCCCTCCTGCCGCGCGCGAACGCGGGAACGACGACCGCGCCGCCGATCGCCGAGCGCGCCCCCTCCGAGCCGGTGCGACCGTCGCCGCCGCTCGAGATCTCGCCGCCACCGCTCGAGCCCGCGCCCGCGCCCATCCCCGCGACGGTCTCGATCCAGATCGAGAGCACCCCACCGCGCGCACAGGTCACGATCGGCGGCGAGCTCCGCGGCACGACGCCGCTCACCATCGAGCTGCCGCGCGACACCGCGCCGGTCGAGGTCGTCGTCGAGCGCATCAACCACCAGCCGAGCGAGCACACGATCATCCCCGAGCGCGATCAACGGCTCGTCGTGCGCCTGCGGGAGCGCCCCGTCGCGCGCCCCCGCCCCCGCTTCTACTCGTTCGATTGA